In the genome of Pseudorasbora parva isolate DD20220531a chromosome 10, ASM2467924v1, whole genome shotgun sequence, one region contains:
- the vax1 gene encoding ventral anterior homeobox 1 — MEVRYSQDSESGMLLKNGLKEGKEGKDSQGNISKTFLKDQQESFSPSGPVENCEKSRTSSGDPDYCRRILVRDAKGSIREIILPKGLDLDRPKRTRTSFTAEQLYRLEMEFQRCQYVVGRERTELARQLNLSETQVKVWFQNRRTKQKKDQGKDSELRSVVSETAATCSVLRLLEQGRLLTPPGLPGLLPHCGSSSLSSALRGPSLGITANGGSSSSSSSSAASSGTAGGSPPLPAVTSSGTVTGLQGSPPAHGLFSFPMPSLLGSVASRMSSTPLGMAGSLAGNLQELSARYLSSSAFEPYSRTNGKEALDKKVLE; from the exons ATGGAAGTCCGCTACAGCCAAGACTCAGAGTCCGGAATGCTGCTGAAGAATGGACTAAAAGAGGGGAAAGAGGGAAAGGATTCTCAGGGgaacatttcaaaaacattcttGAAGGACCAGCAGGAGTCCTTCTCTCCATCCGGGCCAGTGGAAAACTGCGAAAAGAGCCGGACGAGCTCAGGAGATCCTGACTACTGTCGGAGGATTTTAGTTCGAG ATGCCAAAGGTTCGATTCGAGAGATTATTCTCCCCAAGGGTTTGGATCTAGACCGACCAAAGCGTACAAGGACctcgttcacagcagaacagCTGTACAGACTGGAGATGGAGTTTCAGCGGTGCCAGTATGTTGTGGGACGAGAACGAACCGAACTTGCCCGACAGCTTAACCTGTCTGAAACTCAG GTGAAGGTGTGGTTCCAGAATCGGCGCACGAAGCAGAAGAAGGATCAGGGGAAGGATTCCGAGCTGCGTTCCGTGGTCTCTGAGACAGCTGCCACCTGCAGCGTCCTCCGTCTCCTGGAGCAGGGCCGGCTCCTCACTCCCCCTGGCCTGCCAGGGTTGCTGCCCCACTGCGGGAGCTCGTCACTAAGCTCAGCCCTGCGTGGGCCGTCCCTGGGCATCACCGCTAATGGAGGCTCCTCCAGCAGCAGTAGCAGCAGCGCGGCCAGCTCAGGCACAGCCGGGGGGAGCCCGCCGTTGCCAGCGGTGACCAGTTCGGGGACAGTCACGGGGCTGCAGGGATCTCCACCTGCCCACGGGCTGTTTAGCTTCCCTATGCCCTCTCTGCTTGGGTCGGTCGCCTCACGCATGTCCTCCACCCCGCTCGGCATGGCCGGATCCCTCGCAGGGAACTTGCAGGAACTTTCTGCCCGCTACCTGAGCTCCTCCGCCTTTGAGCCCTACTCGCGGACCAATGGCAAAGAAGCACTAGACAAGAAAGTTTTGGAATGA